Within Terriglobia bacterium, the genomic segment TTCGCGCCCGCGGGGAAGAGCCCACACGAGAGCGGCTGATCATCGTCGGCAACGAACTGCGCCAGCGCTATGGCTCGAATATTCTGGCCGAACGCGTACTGGCGAAAATCGAAGACGACAAACACTACGTCATCGACTCGATCCGCAATCCGGCGGAAGTGGACACCTTCCGGACGGCAAAACACTTCAAGCTCATCAGGATTGAAGCACCCGCGGAAGTCCGATTTCAGCGGATTCTGAGCCGACGGCGGGAAAGCGATCCCCGCACGCTCGAAGACTTCGTAGCGCTCGAGAATCGCGAAGCCGAGGGCGATGACACGTCGCAGAACCTCGTCAAAGTCGAACTGATGGCGGACCACACGCTGACCAACGATGCATCGCTGGAAAAGCTGTATCCGCATATCGACGAACTGTTCCTCAAACTGCTGCGAGAAGTACAGCGGCCAAGCTGGGACGAATACTTCATGAACATCGCGAAGGTGGTGGCCTCACGGTCGAATTGCATGAAGCGGAAAGTCGCAGCGATTATCGTGCGGGACAAGCGGGTGGTCTCGACGGGCTATAACGGGACGCCGCGCGGCACGCGCAACTGCAATGAAGGCGGGTGCCCGCGGTGCAACAGCCTGGCGGCATCGGGCACGGCCCTGGATGAATGCCTTTGCTCCCACGGCGAAGAGAACGCCATCGTTCAGGCGTCGTATCACGGGACGTCTTTGAAGGATGCGATCATTTACACGACCTTCGCGCCGTGTCTGCAGTGCGCCAAGATGATCATCAACTCGGGGATACGGGAAGTCATCTACAACATGGACTATCCGCTCAATGAGAGCGCGTTCCGGCTGTTTCAGCAGGCTGGTGTGTTTATCCGCAAGTTGAAGCTGGATTAACGCTGCGTAGTCGCCGCAGGCTTGGGCATGTAATAACCGGAGCGCGATCGCGCCTTGTACCGCTTATCGGTCACATCGATGCGGATCCGGCGGAAAGTGCCGTCCATCCTGGAATTGCTGGGCCGGTAGCCGATCTGGTATTGAGACCGCAGTTCCTCGCGAATATTCACGAAACTGGCGGCGAGGTCCTCGTTTTTCAGAGGACGGAACAGCTTCCCTCCGGTCTCTTCGGCGAACTTCTGCATGGTTTTGTCGCCGCGTTCCTGCTCCTTCGATCCGAAGAAGGCCGAGGAATTCGTGCTGATGGAGTAAATGGTGACATCGTTCTTTTGTGCAACTTCGAGCGCCTCGGTGAGCGAGATGCGGCTGGAATTATCGTCACCATCTGTGATCAGAATGACGACGCGGCGTCCAGTCTGGCCCGCGAGCTTCTTGTTCACGGCGAGGTAAACCGCGTCATAAAGCGAAGTGCCGCCGCCCGCGCGGATCTTATGAATCTCGTTCGCAAGCTTTTCCGGGTCGTCGGTGAAATCCTGCAGCAGATCGACGCCGGAATCGAAACTGATAAGGAGCGCCTTGTCTTTGCCGCGCTGTAGCGTGGAATAAAAGAACTCGATCGCGGCGTCCTCTTCGAACTTCAGCTTGTCCCGAATGCTGCCGCTCGTGTCGACGAGAAGCGCGATCGTCAGAGGCAATTCCGATTCACTGCTGAAATTCGTGATGCTCTGGGCCTTCAGGTCTTCGAAAACCTTGAAATCTTCTTTCTTCAGGTTCGTTACGAATTTGCCTTTCCGGTCCGCTACGGTGAAAAGAATATTCACAAGGTCGACGTTCACCGAAATGGTCTGGTCGTCCTCCGATGAGCCGGGCGCAGCCTGCCTGGGCGCCGCCTTGGGAGCCGCAGTTACCGGCGGCTTTTTCTGCTGACCGAGGATGAAGCTTACCGGCACCAGGGCCAGCAAAAAACCAATTAGGAAACGTCGCATAAGTGTCTGGATTATAGCATCCCGCGGAATTCCGGTTCGTCCAGGATCGTGACCCCTAACTCCCGCGCTTTATCCAGCTTGGAGCCCGGATCGCGCCCGGCCACCACGAAACCGGTCTTTTTACTGACGGATGAGCTGACGCGGCCGCCCCGCTCCGCAATGAGGGC encodes:
- a CDS encoding deaminase codes for the protein MLIGLTGRNAAGKGEVARYLQRKSFYYYSLSDAIRDEVRARGEEPTRERLIIVGNELRQRYGSNILAERVLAKIEDDKHYVIDSIRNPAEVDTFRTAKHFKLIRIEAPAEVRFQRILSRRRESDPRTLEDFVALENREAEGDDTSQNLVKVELMADHTLTNDASLEKLYPHIDELFLKLLREVQRPSWDEYFMNIAKVVASRSNCMKRKVAAIIVRDKRVVSTGYNGTPRGTRNCNEGGCPRCNSLAASGTALDECLCSHGEENAIVQASYHGTSLKDAIIYTTFAPCLQCAKMIINSGIREVIYNMDYPLNESAFRLFQQAGVFIRKLKLD
- a CDS encoding VWA domain-containing protein gives rise to the protein MRRFLIGFLLALVPVSFILGQQKKPPVTAAPKAAPRQAAPGSSEDDQTISVNVDLVNILFTVADRKGKFVTNLKKEDFKVFEDLKAQSITNFSSESELPLTIALLVDTSGSIRDKLKFEEDAAIEFFYSTLQRGKDKALLISFDSGVDLLQDFTDDPEKLANEIHKIRAGGGTSLYDAVYLAVNKKLAGQTGRRVVILITDGDDNSSRISLTEALEVAQKNDVTIYSISTNSSAFFGSKEQERGDKTMQKFAEETGGKLFRPLKNEDLAASFVNIREELRSQYQIGYRPSNSRMDGTFRRIRIDVTDKRYKARSRSGYYMPKPAATTQR